Proteins encoded together in one Impatiens glandulifera chromosome 1, dImpGla2.1, whole genome shotgun sequence window:
- the LOC124946037 gene encoding uncharacterized protein LOC124946037, whose protein sequence is MWECSYEIVPTNSNFCYLCKKVGHYKRDFSQVKKVIIGRVYSMNQKKVNPNSTIIIGNLLIADKLANTLIDTGATNSFISACFVQQTGLKPNESMAVHRIFLPSDPSLKTNKFIRACKTKIQNHKMLVDLVVVEMSEFDVILGMD, encoded by the coding sequence ATGTGGGAGTGTTCATACGAGATTGTGCCTACAAACTCCAACTTTTGTTACTTATGTAAGAAAGTGGGGCATTATAAAAGGGACTTCTCCCAGGTGAAGAAAGTTATTATAGGAAGGGTGTACTCGATGAATCAAAAGAAGGTGAACCCGAATTCAACTATCATCATAGGTAATTTACTAATCGCTGATAAGTTAGCCAATACCTTGATAGATACTGGAGcaacaaattcatttatttctGCATGCTTTGTGCAACAAACTGGCTTGAAACCTAATGAATCCATGGCTGTTCATAGAATTTTTCTACCATCAGACCCTAGTCTTAAAACTAATAAGTTTATTAGAGCTTGTAAAACCAAGATCCAAAATCACAAGATGTTGGTAGATCTTGTGGTGGTAGAGATGTCTGAATTTGATGTTATTTTAGGAATGGACTAG